One genomic window of Mogibacterium diversum includes the following:
- the brnQ gene encoding branched-chain amino acid transport system II carrier protein has protein sequence MDKKFTMKEYVVLASLLFGLFFGAGNLIFPALMGQMAGSHTAAATFGFIITGVGLPLLGIIAISLSRSEGLYDLGCKVSRPYSLFFTCLLYLTIGPFFALPRTATVPYSVGVVPAVGKDSPVVLGVFSLCFFAAVLFFALRPSNILTNVGKIINPLFLAFLAVLVVMCFVKPMGSVSSSAPTGEYVAHPFFRGFLEGYNTMDALASLAFGIIIINAVRNLGVKEPKNIAKSTALAGVGCAVLMAVIYLALVVAGAQSRGIFEVQPDGGTLLNKLASHYFGGVGGVFLALMITLACLKTAIGLVTACAETFGEMFPNKLSYKAWAVVFTLISFTFANFGLVKIIAYSVPVLMFLYPLTIVIILVSLIGGLFNYHSTVYRWSIGFTMVPALFDGIKSLPPATVSALHLEGFIKSVGGFLPLSDIGMDWVVPAVVGFVVGLVLYALKSDKGQAAA, from the coding sequence ATGGATAAGAAATTCACTATGAAGGAATATGTAGTTCTAGCCTCACTCCTCTTCGGACTATTCTTCGGAGCAGGTAATCTGATATTCCCAGCACTCATGGGACAGATGGCAGGCAGTCACACAGCAGCGGCAACTTTCGGGTTCATCATTACGGGAGTAGGTTTGCCATTGCTCGGTATTATTGCGATTTCCTTATCACGTAGTGAGGGTCTCTATGACCTAGGATGCAAGGTGTCGAGACCGTACAGCTTGTTCTTTACGTGTCTACTATACCTTACTATAGGACCGTTCTTCGCGCTTCCTAGAACCGCAACTGTACCTTACTCTGTCGGAGTAGTTCCTGCTGTCGGCAAGGATTCTCCAGTTGTACTTGGAGTTTTCTCCCTGTGCTTCTTCGCAGCAGTGCTGTTCTTCGCGCTAAGACCGTCGAACATCCTTACTAACGTTGGTAAGATCATCAATCCGCTATTCCTCGCATTCCTTGCGGTTCTAGTTGTTATGTGCTTCGTTAAGCCGATGGGTTCTGTTTCAAGCTCTGCTCCAACAGGAGAGTACGTTGCTCACCCATTCTTCAGAGGATTCCTCGAAGGATATAACACAATGGATGCTCTTGCATCACTCGCATTTGGAATCATCATAATCAATGCAGTTAGAAACCTCGGTGTAAAAGAGCCTAAGAACATAGCTAAATCCACTGCTCTTGCTGGCGTTGGATGTGCAGTGCTTATGGCTGTTATATACCTCGCTCTAGTTGTTGCAGGAGCTCAGTCAAGAGGTATCTTCGAAGTGCAGCCAGATGGCGGAACACTTCTCAACAAGCTCGCTAGCCACTACTTTGGCGGTGTAGGCGGAGTATTCCTAGCTCTAATGATCACACTTGCTTGTCTAAAGACCGCTATCGGACTTGTAACTGCATGCGCAGAGACATTTGGCGAGATGTTCCCTAACAAGCTTTCGTACAAGGCTTGGGCGGTAGTATTCACACTCATCTCGTTCACATTTGCAAACTTTGGACTAGTTAAGATAATCGCTTACTCGGTACCAGTACTGATGTTCTTATATCCGCTAACTATCGTTATCATACTAGTCAGCCTCATCGGTGGACTGTTCAACTATCATTCAACAGTTTACAGATGGTCTATCGGATTCACTATGGTACCTGCTTTATTTGACGGTATAAAGAGTTTACCTCCAGCAACCGTTTCAGCACTTCACCTAGAAGGATTCATAAAGTCAGTTGGTGGTTTCCTACCACTGTCTGATATCGGAATGGACTGGGTTGTACCTGCAGTAGTTGGATTCGTAGTAGGACTTGTGCTATATGCGCTTAAGTCAGATAAGGGTCAGGCAGCAGCTTAA
- a CDS encoding alanine/glycine:cation symporter family protein → MLKTIVSYNDMINAFIWGVPSMICIMGVGIWLTLNTRFIQFRKFGYTLKHTFGAMFDKKEAGDGALTSFQSVCTALAGTVGTGNIAGVAGAIALGGPGAVFWMWLSALLGMCTKFAEVTLAVHFRERNDHGDWVGGPMYYIKNGLSKKWSWLAILYSTFGVLTVFGTGNATQVNTITTAIDSALTSTGAFKHGLPSGVNLGIGIAITLLVLVILIGGIKRIGRVAEKLVPFMALYYIIFGLLVVILNYKNVPGVFRDIFEGAFAPRAITGGVVGSMFIAMRRGVSRGIFSNEAGLGTGSIAHSSAEVDHPVQQGLWGIFEVFADTIVICTITALVILCSGVKINYGKTAGAELTISGFTATFGGWVSVMLAVALCCFAFSTILGWGLYGSRCIEFLLGKGAIKPFVVAYSLVAIVGATMDLGLIWNIADTFNGLMVIPNLIAVLLLSGTVIRLTKDYFSKEKSAK, encoded by the coding sequence ATGCTTAAAACGATTGTTTCTTACAACGACATGATTAATGCATTCATTTGGGGTGTGCCCTCGATGATCTGCATTATGGGAGTCGGAATTTGGCTGACGCTCAACACGCGTTTTATTCAGTTCAGAAAATTCGGATATACACTGAAGCACACTTTCGGTGCTATGTTCGATAAGAAGGAAGCTGGAGATGGAGCTCTTACTTCATTCCAGTCCGTATGTACCGCGCTGGCGGGAACCGTTGGAACTGGTAATATCGCGGGCGTCGCGGGAGCTATCGCTTTAGGCGGACCAGGAGCAGTTTTCTGGATGTGGCTTTCTGCACTTCTAGGCATGTGTACAAAGTTCGCGGAAGTTACGCTAGCGGTACATTTTAGAGAGCGTAATGACCATGGAGACTGGGTTGGCGGTCCTATGTATTACATAAAGAATGGTCTGAGCAAGAAATGGAGCTGGCTAGCTATACTATACTCGACATTCGGAGTACTTACGGTATTCGGTACAGGTAACGCAACTCAGGTTAACACTATTACGACAGCTATCGATTCAGCATTAACATCGACAGGTGCATTTAAGCACGGTCTTCCATCCGGGGTTAACCTCGGTATTGGCATAGCTATTACACTGCTTGTACTGGTTATTTTAATCGGAGGAATAAAGCGTATCGGGCGTGTAGCGGAGAAGCTAGTTCCATTCATGGCACTGTACTATATAATCTTTGGACTTCTAGTAGTTATTCTGAATTACAAGAATGTTCCAGGCGTTTTCAGAGATATATTTGAAGGCGCATTTGCTCCAAGGGCTATAACAGGCGGTGTTGTAGGCTCTATGTTTATAGCTATGAGGAGAGGTGTTTCGAGAGGTATATTCTCAAATGAAGCAGGTCTTGGTACTGGTTCAATCGCTCACTCTTCGGCTGAAGTGGATCACCCTGTGCAGCAGGGATTATGGGGAATCTTCGAGGTATTTGCAGATACGATTGTAATCTGCACGATTACGGCCCTCGTAATTCTCTGCAGTGGTGTGAAGATCAATTACGGTAAGACAGCAGGTGCCGAGCTCACCATCTCGGGGTTCACAGCTACATTCGGAGGCTGGGTTTCGGTAATGCTAGCCGTAGCACTTTGCTGCTTTGCCTTCTCGACAATATTAGGTTGGGGATTATACGGGTCTAGATGTATCGAATTCTTGTTAGGAAAAGGTGCCATTAAGCCATTTGTTGTTGCTTATTCGCTAGTTGCAATTGTCGGAGCAACGATGGACCTCGGACTGATTTGGAACATCGCCGACACGTTTAACGGACTGATGGTAATTCCAAACTTAATCGCAGTCCTACTCTTATCAGGTACGGTCATCAGGCTTACAAAGGACTATTTCAGTAAAGAAAAGTCTGCTAAATAG
- the uvrB gene encoding excinuclease ABC subunit UvrB → MPEFKVHSEFEMMGDQPQAVEKIAESIESGNRFQTLLGVTGSGKTYTMAKIIEKVQKPTLIISHNKTLAAQLHGEMKEFFPDNAVEYFVSYYDFYQPEAYVASTDTYIEKDSDINDEIDKLRHSATAAVLERRDVIIVASVSCIYGLGSPDSYRNQLLSLRPGMEMDRTMMMRKLIDMQYERNDIDFHRGTFRVRGDIIDIYPAGGEEAVRVEMFGDEIEEIKEMNALTGEITGVRSHISIFPASHYVTSKEDMELAVGTIKEELDERVKWFKENGKLLEAERISQRTNYDMEMMMEVGTCKGVENYSRHLNFLKPGERPYVLLDYFPDDFLTIIDESHVMLPQLRAMYNGDRARKSSLVDFGFRLPSALDNRPLKFEEFNEVTNDLLFVSATPGKYELENSHGVTAEQVIRPTGLLDPIIEVRPIEGQIDDIISEIYKTVDKGERVLITTLTKRMAEDLTGFLRNEGIKVRYLHSEIDNFERLEIIRDLRLGKFDVLVGINLLREGLDLPEVSLVAILDADKEGFLRTETSLVQTVGRAARNQNGRVIMYADRISKAMKYTIDETARRREIQERYNEEHGITPRTIIKPIRDVIEATKAYTGDTELKNPKEMTTKELQRTIKNLEKEMKQAAKDLQFERAAELRDLLFDLRSSKRA, encoded by the coding sequence ATGCCTGAATTCAAAGTTCATTCTGAATTTGAGATGATGGGTGATCAGCCCCAGGCTGTTGAGAAAATCGCTGAAAGCATAGAGTCTGGAAATCGTTTCCAGACTCTGCTTGGCGTTACTGGATCTGGCAAGACTTATACGATGGCAAAGATTATCGAGAAGGTGCAGAAACCGACACTGATAATTTCGCACAATAAGACCTTGGCAGCACAGCTCCACGGTGAGATGAAGGAGTTTTTTCCTGATAATGCCGTAGAATACTTCGTATCATACTATGACTTCTACCAACCAGAGGCGTATGTTGCTTCAACTGATACGTATATTGAAAAAGATTCCGATATAAACGACGAAATAGACAAGCTCAGACACTCTGCGACAGCGGCAGTCCTCGAGCGTAGAGATGTTATCATCGTTGCCAGCGTTTCCTGCATCTACGGTCTCGGTAGTCCTGATTCATATAGAAATCAGCTCCTATCCTTGAGACCGGGAATGGAAATGGACAGGACGATGATGATGCGCAAGCTCATCGATATGCAGTATGAACGAAATGATATCGACTTTCACCGTGGTACCTTCCGCGTGCGTGGTGACATCATCGATATATATCCTGCTGGCGGTGAAGAGGCTGTACGCGTTGAGATGTTTGGCGACGAGATAGAGGAAATTAAGGAGATGAACGCTCTGACTGGTGAAATCACTGGTGTTCGCAGCCACATTTCTATCTTCCCAGCATCCCACTACGTCACCAGCAAGGAAGATATGGAGCTCGCCGTAGGCACTATAAAGGAAGAACTCGATGAACGAGTAAAGTGGTTTAAGGAGAATGGCAAACTGCTCGAAGCTGAACGAATCTCTCAGCGTACAAACTACGATATGGAGATGATGATGGAAGTCGGAACCTGCAAGGGAGTCGAGAACTACTCGAGGCATCTGAACTTTCTGAAGCCTGGAGAAAGACCTTATGTTCTTCTCGATTATTTCCCAGATGATTTTCTGACTATCATCGATGAGTCTCACGTAATGCTGCCACAGCTTCGTGCGATGTATAATGGTGACAGGGCTAGAAAGAGTTCGCTTGTTGACTTCGGCTTTAGACTTCCTTCGGCACTAGATAACAGACCGCTCAAGTTTGAGGAGTTCAACGAGGTTACGAACGACCTACTATTTGTAAGTGCGACGCCAGGCAAGTACGAGCTAGAAAATTCACACGGTGTAACGGCAGAGCAGGTTATCAGACCGACTGGATTACTCGACCCGATAATAGAGGTTAGACCGATTGAGGGTCAGATTGATGATATAATCAGCGAGATATATAAAACTGTGGATAAGGGAGAGCGAGTGCTCATCACGACGCTCACCAAGAGGATGGCAGAAGACCTGACGGGATTTCTCAGAAATGAAGGAATCAAAGTCAGATATCTGCATTCTGAAATAGATAATTTTGAGAGACTGGAGATAATTAGGGATCTCCGCCTCGGTAAATTCGACGTGCTCGTCGGCATTAACCTGCTTCGAGAAGGCCTCGACCTACCGGAAGTATCGCTTGTTGCCATCCTTGATGCTGACAAAGAGGGATTTCTTCGTACAGAGACCTCGCTTGTTCAGACTGTAGGCAGAGCTGCACGTAACCAGAACGGCAGGGTTATCATGTATGCAGATCGCATCAGCAAGGCGATGAAGTACACAATTGATGAAACTGCAAGAAGGCGTGAAATACAGGAACGATATAATGAAGAACACGGTATTACGCCACGGACCATCATAAAGCCTATACGCGATGTAATCGAGGCTACGAAGGCGTACACTGGAGACACAGAGCTCAAAAATCCAAAGGAGATGACGACAAAGGAGCTACAGCGTACGATTAAGAATCTCGAGAAGGAGATGAAACAGGCTGCCAAGGATCTTCAGTTCGAGCGAGCAGCAGAGCTCAGGGACCTACTGTTTGACCTACGGAGCAGCAAGAGAGCATAG
- a CDS encoding ArsB/NhaD family transporter has translation MEVIAIIVFVVVIGLIISEKVNSAAAALAGAMALVVTGVMSAHRALSYIDFNTIGLLVGMMVLVAIIRQSGLFEYVAIKAAKMVHGDPWKIMIAFILLTAVLSGILDNVTTVLLVGPMTIAIAKMLEINPVPFLMTQILASNVGGTATLIGDPPNIMIGSAANLSFVDFLKNTGLAVALVIVFMIVMMRFVYKKEIEVEGLDTSKIMNLDPDKSITDKPLLIKGVVVIVLVILGFIFHDQIGMETSVIALTAAAVMLIIGGVNVDNAIQDVEWTTIAFFMALFVVVGGLTETGVIKQVAAVIIERTAGHPVMMMLILLWASALLSSFLNNIPFIATLIPLVLALKADGMDAEPLWWAISLGACLGGNGTMIGASANVVLSDISTKHGYPITFKSYLRVGMPFMLGSVLISMVFLLVKYAI, from the coding sequence ATGGAAGTTATTGCTATTATAGTATTCGTTGTTGTAATCGGACTTATAATCAGCGAAAAGGTGAACAGCGCTGCAGCCGCACTAGCAGGCGCTATGGCTCTGGTTGTCACCGGTGTCATGAGTGCACATAGGGCGCTCTCGTACATAGATTTCAATACTATCGGTCTGCTAGTGGGCATGATGGTGCTCGTTGCCATAATAAGGCAGTCAGGGTTGTTCGAATATGTCGCAATTAAGGCGGCCAAGATGGTTCATGGAGATCCGTGGAAGATAATGATCGCATTTATACTGCTTACTGCGGTACTTTCTGGAATACTCGATAACGTAACGACGGTGCTGCTCGTCGGACCAATGACCATCGCTATTGCCAAGATGCTAGAGATTAATCCGGTGCCATTTTTAATGACACAGATCCTCGCTTCTAATGTCGGCGGTACGGCAACACTCATTGGTGACCCTCCAAATATTATGATCGGTAGTGCAGCAAATCTATCATTCGTAGACTTCCTAAAAAACACGGGATTAGCAGTTGCGCTCGTAATCGTATTCATGATTGTGATGATGCGTTTCGTTTACAAAAAGGAAATTGAAGTCGAAGGACTCGATACCTCTAAAATTATGAACCTTGATCCAGATAAATCGATTACTGATAAACCGCTGCTTATCAAGGGGGTAGTTGTTATCGTACTGGTAATCCTAGGCTTTATATTCCATGATCAGATTGGTATGGAGACATCCGTTATCGCGCTTACAGCCGCTGCAGTTATGCTGATTATAGGTGGTGTAAATGTGGATAATGCTATTCAGGATGTAGAGTGGACAACGATTGCATTCTTCATGGCTCTGTTCGTAGTCGTTGGTGGGCTTACAGAAACCGGAGTTATCAAGCAGGTAGCTGCTGTCATAATAGAGAGGACTGCAGGTCATCCGGTTATGATGATGTTAATACTGCTTTGGGCGTCAGCGCTGCTGTCGTCATTCTTAAACAATATACCGTTTATAGCGACATTGATTCCGTTGGTTCTAGCGCTTAAGGCAGATGGTATGGATGCAGAACCTCTATGGTGGGCTATCTCACTAGGCGCTTGCCTTGGTGGAAATGGAACGATGATAGGAGCTTCGGCAAATGTCGTTCTATCGGACATAAGTACTAAGCATGGATATCCTATTACATTTAAGAGCTATCTGCGCGTTGGAATGCCATTTATGCTGGGATCGGTGCTTATCTCGATGGTATTTCTGCTAGTTAAATATGCAATTTAG
- a CDS encoding helix-turn-helix domain-containing protein — MIISEKIMSLRKQYGWSQEELADLVGVSRQSVSKWEFAASMPDIQKIIKLSEVFGVSVDYLLKDEMDLPESSKVASTTDIGADNDNHIRTVSLEEANDYMADTEKHAARIAGAVSLFILSPVPNLIVEAMGRANDGDILERLSIAFLCLMIGAGVALCVLSGFSMSKYEYLSKEHIKLGYGVEAAVKRKYEPFKQFMGQRIAGGVFLCIVGALPSILFDDSDKYASGLAKISAPIMLVLVAAAVYMFVKVGIISSGYSKLFQEGDYTPEHKRVEQKMEPFAGIYWIAVAFIYLIPGFLLGYWNKTWVIWPVAGVIYGIIYKLYEMHLKRKCDK, encoded by the coding sequence ATGATAATTTCAGAAAAGATAATGAGCCTACGCAAGCAGTATGGTTGGAGCCAAGAAGAGCTGGCTGATCTAGTAGGTGTATCGAGGCAGTCCGTATCTAAATGGGAATTTGCAGCCTCGATGCCAGATATACAGAAGATAATCAAGTTGAGCGAAGTGTTCGGAGTGTCGGTAGACTATCTGCTTAAGGATGAGATGGATTTGCCCGAAAGCTCAAAAGTCGCGAGCACTACAGATATAGGAGCAGATAATGACAATCACATTAGGACTGTATCGCTTGAAGAAGCCAATGATTATATGGCTGATACAGAAAAGCATGCGGCAAGAATTGCCGGTGCTGTGTCGCTGTTTATTCTATCTCCGGTACCAAACCTCATAGTTGAAGCGATGGGAAGAGCAAATGATGGCGATATACTTGAGCGTCTATCTATAGCTTTTTTATGCTTGATGATCGGTGCAGGAGTTGCACTATGCGTGTTATCTGGCTTCAGTATGTCGAAATATGAATATCTGTCAAAAGAACACATAAAGCTTGGATACGGAGTTGAGGCGGCTGTTAAGCGCAAATATGAGCCGTTTAAGCAGTTTATGGGACAGCGAATAGCAGGAGGCGTATTCCTTTGTATCGTCGGAGCTCTACCAAGTATTCTCTTTGATGATAGCGATAAATATGCTTCTGGGCTAGCGAAAATTTCTGCACCGATTATGCTGGTTCTGGTTGCAGCTGCAGTATATATGTTCGTAAAAGTGGGAATAATAAGCAGTGGCTATAGTAAGCTTTTCCAAGAAGGTGATTATACACCGGAGCACAAGCGTGTTGAGCAGAAGATGGAGCCATTTGCTGGCATTTACTGGATTGCTGTAGCATTCATATACCTAATACCAGGATTTTTGCTAGGTTATTGGAACAAGACATGGGTTATATGGCCAGTTGCAGGAGTGATTTACGGAATTATCTATAAGCTATATGAGATGCATCTAAAGAGAAAGTGCGATAAGTAA
- a CDS encoding SPFH domain-containing protein, with amino-acid sequence MITTIISIIVVLLILFLFVSCIKIVPQEHAYVIERLGKYLCTWRAGLHFKVPIIDNVINKISLKEQVLDFPPQPVITKDNVSVRVDSVVFAKVFDPKLYTYGVENPIAGLQNLSATSLRSIIGGMELDTTLSSREQINEDMEVILDKATDSWGLKVNRVELKNIIPPEEIEEVMTKQMRAERERRQTVLEAQAHKESVVSRAEGDKEAKVLAAEAEKEARIALAAGEAESIRLVYEAQAQGLEKLKEANINEGVLKLKGLEALRDIADGRATKIFMPTDLASIVSNLGVASEALGIGDYTEIDKSPIPGKGSYNDSCLKNTSSKVTKEVAGTNASIQVDLENRREDII; translated from the coding sequence ATGATCACTACAATTATTTCTATAATAGTAGTTCTGCTTATACTATTTTTGTTCGTTTCCTGTATAAAAATAGTTCCTCAAGAGCATGCATACGTTATTGAGAGGCTTGGCAAATATTTATGCACATGGCGCGCAGGTCTTCATTTTAAAGTTCCTATCATTGACAACGTAATCAACAAGATTTCACTCAAGGAGCAGGTTTTGGATTTCCCTCCTCAACCAGTAATTACGAAGGATAACGTATCTGTTCGTGTGGACTCAGTTGTATTTGCAAAGGTATTTGACCCTAAACTTTATACATACGGAGTGGAGAATCCAATCGCCGGTCTACAGAACCTGTCTGCAACTTCACTCAGAAGCATCATCGGCGGAATGGAGCTCGACACCACCCTATCCTCAAGAGAGCAGATCAACGAGGATATGGAGGTAATTTTAGATAAAGCTACGGATTCGTGGGGACTCAAGGTCAACCGAGTAGAGCTAAAGAATATCATCCCACCTGAAGAAATCGAAGAAGTAATGACAAAGCAGATGAGAGCAGAAAGAGAAAGACGTCAGACTGTACTCGAAGCTCAGGCTCACAAGGAATCTGTAGTATCTCGTGCAGAGGGAGATAAGGAAGCAAAGGTTCTCGCTGCCGAAGCTGAGAAAGAAGCTAGAATCGCTCTCGCTGCCGGTGAAGCTGAATCAATCAGACTCGTATACGAAGCGCAGGCTCAAGGTCTTGAGAAGCTCAAGGAAGCTAATATCAACGAGGGAGTTCTGAAGCTAAAAGGGCTCGAGGCTCTGAGGGATATCGCAGATGGTCGTGCAACCAAGATATTCATGCCTACAGATTTAGCAAGTATCGTATCAAATCTCGGCGTAGCTTCTGAAGCTCTAGGAATAGGAGACTACACGGAGATTGACAAGTCACCTATCCCTGGCAAAGGAAGCTACAATGATAGTTGCCTTAAGAACACCTCTTCCAAGGTTACCAAGGAAGTAGCTGGAACTAATGCAAGCATCCAGGTTGATCTGGAAAACAGAAGAGAGGATATTATATAG
- the uvrA gene encoding excinuclease ABC subunit UvrA produces the protein MEKNIVIKGAKENNLKGVDLTIPRDKMIVFTGLSGSGKSSLAFDTIYAEGQKKYVESLSSYARQFLGLMKKPDVQLIEGLSPAISIDQKTTNKNPRSTVGTVTEIYDYLRLLYARVGIPHCPVCGREISSQSVDTIVDHIMAHDEGTRLTIMAPIIKGRKGEHKNVISRIKRDGFIRIRLDGEMVRVDEQEEFNLNKNLKHTIDIVIDRIVLRPENRSRIAEAVELAVREGEGATNVLFQSKAEDGKTKDAEETFSTQLACPEHGVGIDEMEPRMFSFNAPYGSCETCTGLGFTLKIDDDNVVTEPSKSILDGAMGQVFSTMDAMGFYRQMLNQLAVDHKTDLSVPYKDLPIDFKNELLHGTGSRKLKYTYTSKSGRVSHMNHTFEGVIPSLERRYGETNSDYIKEKIAGMMTEAICPTCHGKKLKDTVLAVTVGGKNIIELTDLSVEQAILFFENLELTPREQQISRLITKEIRERLRFLKQVGLGYLTLSRAAGTLSGGESQRIRLATQIGSGLVGVLYILDEPSIGLHQRDNDKLLGALRNLTDMGNTLVIVEHDEDTMYAADHIVDIGPGAGIYGGELVAQGTVDDIKVCKESITGQFLSGARKIEVPNTRRLGNGKYLEIIGAKQNNLRNIDVKIPAGKLVCVTGVSGSGKSSLVNEILYKGVASVTNKLQEKPGAHKEIRGVENFDKVIDIDQSPIGRTPRSNPATYTGMFDPIRDLFAQMPEAKMRGYQKGRFSFNVKGGRCEACRGDGITKVEMHFLPDVYVPCEVCGGARYNHETLEVKYKGKNISEVLEMSVTEALPFFENHRSIEKYLQTLDDVGLGYIKLGQPSTQLSGGEAQRIKLATELSKKSTGKTLYILDEPTTGLHFADVEKLMYVLNRLTDEGNTVVVIEHNLDVIKCADHIIDLGPEGGSGGGTIVATGTPEEVAKCEKSFTGQYLKKMLR, from the coding sequence ATGGAGAAAAACATAGTTATTAAAGGTGCAAAGGAGAATAATCTTAAAGGCGTAGATCTTACGATTCCTCGCGATAAGATGATTGTATTTACCGGGCTCTCGGGCTCTGGCAAATCTTCGCTTGCATTCGACACGATATATGCGGAGGGACAGAAGAAGTACGTGGAGTCACTTTCTTCGTATGCGAGACAGTTCCTCGGCCTCATGAAGAAGCCAGATGTGCAACTAATCGAGGGGCTTTCACCGGCGATTTCAATTGACCAGAAGACCACTAACAAGAATCCGAGGTCGACTGTCGGAACTGTTACGGAGATATACGACTACCTGAGACTCTTGTATGCAAGAGTCGGGATTCCTCACTGTCCAGTGTGCGGTAGGGAGATTTCCAGCCAGTCTGTAGACACTATTGTTGACCATATCATGGCTCATGATGAAGGTACCAGACTAACCATCATGGCACCGATTATAAAGGGCCGTAAAGGAGAGCATAAGAATGTAATCTCCCGTATCAAGAGGGATGGATTTATCAGAATCAGACTCGATGGCGAGATGGTTAGAGTCGATGAGCAGGAGGAATTTAACCTAAACAAGAATCTGAAACATACAATAGATATCGTTATCGATAGAATCGTACTAAGACCTGAAAATAGAAGCCGTATCGCTGAAGCGGTGGAACTCGCTGTACGAGAGGGTGAAGGTGCTACCAATGTTCTGTTTCAGTCTAAAGCTGAAGATGGCAAGACGAAGGACGCTGAGGAGACATTCAGCACTCAGCTTGCCTGCCCAGAGCACGGTGTGGGAATCGATGAGATGGAGCCTAGAATGTTTTCGTTCAACGCTCCATATGGATCTTGTGAGACGTGTACGGGTCTAGGGTTTACTTTAAAGATTGACGATGATAACGTCGTGACTGAACCAAGCAAGAGCATCTTAGATGGTGCGATGGGTCAGGTGTTCTCGACGATGGATGCGATGGGCTTCTACCGTCAGATGCTAAACCAGCTGGCAGTAGACCATAAGACAGACCTCAGTGTCCCTTACAAGGATCTGCCGATAGATTTTAAAAATGAGCTACTACATGGAACTGGTAGTCGCAAGCTCAAGTACACATATACCAGCAAGTCTGGTCGTGTATCTCATATGAATCATACTTTCGAAGGTGTTATTCCAAGTCTTGAGCGAAGATACGGCGAGACCAATTCAGACTATATAAAGGAAAAGATTGCTGGCATGATGACAGAGGCGATATGCCCGACTTGTCATGGTAAGAAACTGAAGGATACGGTGCTAGCCGTTACCGTTGGCGGAAAGAATATCATCGAGCTGACTGATCTATCGGTAGAGCAGGCGATTCTATTCTTTGAAAATCTTGAACTGACTCCAAGGGAGCAGCAGATATCGAGGCTCATCACCAAGGAAATTAGAGAGAGGCTGAGATTTCTAAAGCAGGTAGGGCTCGGGTACCTGACGCTGTCACGTGCCGCAGGCACGCTCTCGGGCGGGGAATCCCAGCGAATTAGGCTGGCTACACAGATAGGATCGGGGCTCGTCGGTGTGCTGTATATCCTGGACGAGCCTTCAATTGGACTCCACCAGCGCGATAACGACAAGCTGCTCGGAGCTCTAAGAAACTTGACCGATATGGGTAATACATTAGTCATTGTTGAGCACGATGAGGATACGATGTATGCGGCCGACCATATCGTGGATATCGGACCTGGAGCTGGAATCTACGGTGGAGAGCTGGTTGCTCAGGGAACTGTAGACGATATCAAGGTATGCAAGGAATCCATAACTGGACAGTTCCTATCCGGTGCGCGCAAGATCGAAGTTCCTAATACCAGAAGACTTGGGAACGGTAAATACCTCGAGATTATCGGAGCTAAGCAGAATAATCTTCGCAATATAGATGTTAAGATTCCAGCAGGCAAGCTCGTATGTGTAACTGGTGTATCTGGTTCTGGCAAGTCATCGCTTGTAAATGAAATCCTTTACAAAGGTGTAGCAAGTGTTACAAACAAATTGCAGGAAAAGCCTGGTGCGCATAAGGAGATACGTGGTGTTGAGAACTTCGATAAAGTTATAGATATTGACCAATCACCTATCGGACGCACGCCGAGATCAAACCCTGCGACTTACACGGGAATGTTCGACCCTATTAGAGACCTCTTTGCACAGATGCCAGAGGCTAAGATGAGAGGATATCAGAAGGGACGCTTCAGCTTCAATGTAAAGGGTGGAAGGTGTGAGGCCTGCCGCGGAGACGGTATCACCAAGGTAGAAATGCACTTTCTGCCAGATGTGTATGTACCGTGTGAGGTGTGCGGTGGTGCTAGATACAATCATGAGACACTAGAGGTAAAGTACAAAGGAAAGAATATCTCAGAAGTTCTCGAGATGAGTGTGACAGAGGCACTGCCGTTCTTTGAGAATCACAGGTCTATCGAGAAATATCTGCAGACGCTCGATGATGTAGGCCTCGGATATATCAAACTCGGACAGCCGTCGACTCAGCTATCTGGCGGTGAGGCACAGAGAATCAAGCTAGCGACGGAGCTATCCAAGAAGAGCACCGGCAAGACTCTATACATATTAGATGAGCCGACGACTGGACTTCACTTTGCAGATGTTGAGAAGCTGATGTACGTGCTCAATAGGTTGACTGATGAGGGCAACACCGTGGTGGTAATTGAGCATAATCTTGATGTAATCAAGTGTGCGGATCATATTATCGACCTAGGTCCAGAGGGCGGCAGCGGTGGTGGAACCATTGTGGCTACAGGAACACCTGAAGAGGTTGCTAAGTGCGAGAAGTCATTTACTGGACAGTATCTAAAAAAGATGCTTAGATAG